The Panicum hallii strain FIL2 chromosome 9, PHallii_v3.1, whole genome shotgun sequence genome has a window encoding:
- the LOC112874798 gene encoding uncharacterized protein LOC112874798 isoform X2 — translation MAENGYPVKLHIYDLSQGMARQLSATILGKAIEAIWHTGVVVYGREYYFGGGIQRGQPGRTPYGTPILVEDLGVTHVPREVFEDFLREIGPRYTPATYNLLSHNCNNFSDEAAQFLAGAKLPSYILELPNEVMNSPIGALIMPMIQGLETSLRAGAVPQPPQIRPAPAPVAAAATATRPSANDVEARSPAADKPEAPSANDVEARSPAADEPEAPSANDVEARPTAADKPEAGKTAGNGDDDGGTVVPPAVQPAAAPAAAAHVGAAPAVVAAKTAAPPDPLAEAKSRVQEEIKREFAAIMAVGTARAGEAAALATRRVMERHGLQRG, via the exons ATGGCAGAG AATGGGTACCCGGTGAAGCTGCACATCTATGATCTCAGCCAGGGGATGGCTCGGCAGCTTTCAGCGACGATCCTCGGCAAGGCCATTGAGGCGATCTG GCACACCGGCGTGGTCGTCTACGGGCGCGAGTACTACTTCGGCGGCGGCATCCAGCGGGGCCAGCCCGGCCGGACGCCGTACGGCACGCCCATCCTGGTGGAGGACCTCGGCGTGACCCACGTCCCCCGGGAGGTGTTCGAGGACTTCCTCCGGGAGATCGGACCCCGCTACACGCCGGCCACCTACAACCTCCTCAGCCACAACTGCAACAACTTCAGCGACGAGGCCGCTCAGTTCCTCGCCGGCGCCAAACTCCCAAGCTACATCCTCGAGCTGCCGAACGAAGTGATGAACAGCCCCATCGGCGCGCTGATAA TGCCGATGATCCAGGGGCTGGAGACGAGCTTGCGAGCCGGGGCcgtgccgcagccgccgcaAATCAGGCCGGCTCCCGCCCcggttgccgccgccgccaccgcgacGCGGCCGTCCGCGAATGACGTCGAGGCAAGGTCGCCCGCTGCTGACAAACCGGAGGCTCCGTCCGCGAACGACGTCGAGGCGAGATCGCCTGCTGCTGACGAACCGGAGGCTCCGTCCGCGAACGACGTCGAGGCGAGACCGACTGCCGCTGACAAACCGGAGGCTGGCAAGACGGCGGGCaacggcgacgacgacggcggcacGGTGGTTCCACCCGCGGTGCAGCCCGCGGCAGCACCGGCAGCCGCCGCCCACGTGGGCGCGGCGCCTGCAGTGGTGGCGGCAAAGACGGCGGCGCCTCCGGACCCCCTGGCGGAGGCGAAGAGCCGGGTGCAGGAGGAGATAAAGCGGGAGTTCGCGGCCATCATGGCGgtcggcacggcgcgggcgggcgaGGCGGCCGCCCTGGCCACGCGCCGCGTCATGGAGCGGCACGGCCTGCAGCGAGGATAG
- the LOC112874798 gene encoding uncharacterized protein LOC112874798 isoform X1, with translation MAKRRSRFAFPRFGCFGGQARAEKMAENGYPVKLHIYDLSQGMARQLSATILGKAIEAIWHTGVVVYGREYYFGGGIQRGQPGRTPYGTPILVEDLGVTHVPREVFEDFLREIGPRYTPATYNLLSHNCNNFSDEAAQFLAGAKLPSYILELPNEVMNSPIGALIMPMIQGLETSLRAGAVPQPPQIRPAPAPVAAAATATRPSANDVEARSPAADKPEAPSANDVEARSPAADEPEAPSANDVEARPTAADKPEAGKTAGNGDDDGGTVVPPAVQPAAAPAAAAHVGAAPAVVAAKTAAPPDPLAEAKSRVQEEIKREFAAIMAVGTARAGEAAALATRRVMERHGLQRG, from the exons ATGGCCAAGCGACGGAGTAGATTCGCTTTTCCTAG GTTCGGCTGCTTTGGGGGCCAAGCTCGGGCGGAGAAGATGGCAGAG AATGGGTACCCGGTGAAGCTGCACATCTATGATCTCAGCCAGGGGATGGCTCGGCAGCTTTCAGCGACGATCCTCGGCAAGGCCATTGAGGCGATCTG GCACACCGGCGTGGTCGTCTACGGGCGCGAGTACTACTTCGGCGGCGGCATCCAGCGGGGCCAGCCCGGCCGGACGCCGTACGGCACGCCCATCCTGGTGGAGGACCTCGGCGTGACCCACGTCCCCCGGGAGGTGTTCGAGGACTTCCTCCGGGAGATCGGACCCCGCTACACGCCGGCCACCTACAACCTCCTCAGCCACAACTGCAACAACTTCAGCGACGAGGCCGCTCAGTTCCTCGCCGGCGCCAAACTCCCAAGCTACATCCTCGAGCTGCCGAACGAAGTGATGAACAGCCCCATCGGCGCGCTGATAA TGCCGATGATCCAGGGGCTGGAGACGAGCTTGCGAGCCGGGGCcgtgccgcagccgccgcaAATCAGGCCGGCTCCCGCCCcggttgccgccgccgccaccgcgacGCGGCCGTCCGCGAATGACGTCGAGGCAAGGTCGCCCGCTGCTGACAAACCGGAGGCTCCGTCCGCGAACGACGTCGAGGCGAGATCGCCTGCTGCTGACGAACCGGAGGCTCCGTCCGCGAACGACGTCGAGGCGAGACCGACTGCCGCTGACAAACCGGAGGCTGGCAAGACGGCGGGCaacggcgacgacgacggcggcacGGTGGTTCCACCCGCGGTGCAGCCCGCGGCAGCACCGGCAGCCGCCGCCCACGTGGGCGCGGCGCCTGCAGTGGTGGCGGCAAAGACGGCGGCGCCTCCGGACCCCCTGGCGGAGGCGAAGAGCCGGGTGCAGGAGGAGATAAAGCGGGAGTTCGCGGCCATCATGGCGgtcggcacggcgcgggcgggcgaGGCGGCCGCCCTGGCCACGCGCCGCGTCATGGAGCGGCACGGCCTGCAGCGAGGATAG